Proteins encoded within one genomic window of Thunnus albacares chromosome 13, fThuAlb1.1, whole genome shotgun sequence:
- the LOC122994899 gene encoding histone H3, translating into MARTKQTARKSTGGKAPRKQLATKAARKSAPATGGVKKPHRYRPGTVALREIRRYQKSTELLIRKLPFQRLVREIAQDFKTDLRFQSSAVMALQEASEAYLVGLFEDTNLCAIHAKRVTIMPKDIQLARRIRGERA; encoded by the coding sequence atggcaAGAACAAAGCAGACCGCCCGTAAATCCACCGGAGGCAAAGCCCCCAGAAAGCAGCTGGCCACCAAGGCTGCCCGTAAGAGCGCCCCGGCCACCGGCGGCGTCAAGAAGCCCCACCGTTACAGGCCCGGTACCGTGGCTCTGAGAGAGATCCGTCGTTACCAGAAGTCCACCGAGCTGCTGATCCGCAAGCTGCCCTTCCAGCGCCTGGTGAGGGAGATCGCTCAGGACTTCAAGACCGACCTGCGCTTCCAGAGCTCCGCTGTCATGGCTCTGCAGGAGGCCAGCGAGGCTTACCTGGTCGGTCTGTTCGAGGACACCAACCTGTGCGCCATCCACGCCAAGAGGGTCACCATCATGCCCAAAGACATCCAGCTGGCCCGCCGCATCCGTGGAGAGAGAGCTTAA